Proteins found in one Raphanus sativus cultivar WK10039 unplaced genomic scaffold, ASM80110v3 Scaffold1344, whole genome shotgun sequence genomic segment:
- the LOC130504076 gene encoding uncharacterized protein LOC130504076 codes for AYDPAAVVPPYYPQYDASYFPYEEPERDQQPQQQSQDQQRQQPPQQSQQQPPQPAPQPAPQPAPHPAPQAGAYQIPEQVPIAPGLHPDLLVPPNAPYARYSVEDILQMPGREGLPILDPDLRPGTTWFRATNKVGKSVGNLIRSNFRHAHPNWTLTPDHVRITWFKVFAQKWNWPLGINETVKAEFYKKAGARLKNIVGDWKEKWTHYGDDSKQSYLSEDVWTNLKACWNLPESVQRSLTCCAARMTRDAEGNLPIPHTSGQIPHAQRALEMAAAEGAPPTLARLYILTHQHADGTFSHPRAEQLCNDVDARIQEVQTQLTQENPDGAPVELSPIEQDKIFEQVAPKKRGRIPGIGSVNDVPRARVEHAARREADSSFRRDLETANRTIADHNDKFKVMANIFDMLLGSTPHVDPSVASAWQSMRSSFAGPDPTPEQQANLEREADERTADLFDDINLNV; via the exons GCGTACGATCCTGCTGCAGTCGTACCTCCATACTATCCGCAGTATGATGCCTCATACTTTCCGTATGAAGAGCCTGAGCGTGATCAGCAGCCGCAGCAGCAGTCTCAGGATCAGCAGCGGCAGCAACCTCCACAACAGTCTCAACAGCAGCCTCCACAGCCTGCTCCACAGCCTGCTCCACAGCCTGCTCCACACCCAGCCCCACAGGCTGGTGCATACCAGATTCCAGAGCAGGTTCCTATAGCTCCCGGTCTTCATCCAGATTTGTTGGTGCCACCGAATGCACCATATGCAAGATATTCCGTGGAAGACATTCTCCAGATGCCTGGACGAGAAGGTTTACCAATCCTCGATCCAGATCTACGACCCGGCACGACTtg gTTTAGAGCGACCAATAAGGTGGGAAAGAGCGTTGGGAATCTCATCAGATCAAACTTCCGGCACGCGCATCCGAACTGGACTCTTACACCGGACCATGTTCGCATTACTTGGTTCAAGGTCTTTGcg CAAAAATGGAATTGGCCTCTTGGGATCAATGAGACGGTCAAGGCAGAGTTCTACAAAAAGGCGGGGGCTCGCCTCAAGAACATTGTTGGCGACTGGAAGGAAAAGTGGACTCATTACGGGGATGACTCCAAACAAAGCTACCTCAGCGAGGACGTTTGGACTAACTTGAAGGCTTGTTGGAATTTGCCTGAGTCAGTCCAAAGGTCTCTCACTTGCTGTGCGGCCCGGATGACCCGAGATGCTGAGGGTAATCTGCCAATACCTCATACTTCCGGACAGATTCCACACGCCCAAAGGGCCCTGGAAATG gcTGCCGCAGAAGGAGCACCACCGACTCTGGCCCGACTTTACATTTTGACCCACCAGCATGCCGATGGAACTTTCTCTCATCCTCGAGCAGAGCAGCTCTGCAACGATGTAGATGCTCGGATTCAAGAGGTCCAGACTCAGCTGACGCAAGAAAATCCGGATGGTGCACCGGTCGAGCTTTCTCCCATCGAACAAGACAAAATTTTTGAGCAG GTCGCTCCGAAGAAAAGGGGACGTATACCAGGAATCGGGAGTGTGAATGATGTTCCGAGGGCGAGAGTTGAACATGCTGCTAGACGGGAAGCAGATTCCTCGTTCCGGAGGGACTTGGAAACTGCGAACCGAACCATAGCCGACCACAACGACAAATTTAAGGTTATGGCAAACATCTTCGATATGCTGTTAGGTTCAACCCCACACGTCGACCCGTCGGTTGCGTCAGCGTGGCAGAGCATGCGTTCGAGCTTTGCCGGTCCCGACCCTACTCCGGAACAGCAGGCAAATTTGGAACGGGAAGCGGATGAGAGGACTGCTGATCTCTTCGATGATATAAACCttaatgtttag